One segment of Triticum aestivum cultivar Chinese Spring chromosome 2A, IWGSC CS RefSeq v2.1, whole genome shotgun sequence DNA contains the following:
- the LOC123185813 gene encoding xyloglucan galactosyltransferase XLT2, whose amino-acid sequence MPESPTSPSPPGSPANTATPSAASALLRIAVLAVAFLAVQLMLFKNLHRFPTTRFLPPPVRCNRTWANGEVEPGACEAGIIYVYDLPLEFNHDLVTHCERLCPWYSFCPYLTNGGLGRPAATVPGFSAIVPNASMPSWYNTDQFPLEVTIHRRLLSHRCRTIDPSLADAFYVPFYAGLDVGSHLWGLNATVADRDRAGTRLLQWLTNQTSFKKSGGWDHFITLGRITWDFRRYYDDGWGTNFVIRPGMANVTRLVIEADRLDPLDVGVPYPTGFHPRAAADVRAWQRHVLSLNRTNLFGFAGAQRSGFKDDFRDVLLEECEDAGRAHCRSVDCSGTKCNDNATTVMKLFLDSRFCLQPRGDSYTRRSLFDCMVAGAVPVLFWRRTAYDQYRWFLPVGERGKEREWSVFMDRQALRVGNVSVLDVLRGFSEQRVRRMRERVVEMIPRLVYGSSSDGLGDGMEDALDVALGGVLKRFRRRRRSIAREEDGPPAPLVARRVNGTSTAPPASSGNNRPVIRRGRRRYVSRDRSRRAFWPHIRTVIPPAPASGPQSLQTS is encoded by the exons ATGCCGGAGTCACCAACGTCCCCCTCGCCGCCGGGATCGCCGGCCAATACAGCCACGCCGTCCGCGGCGTCGGCGCTGCTGCGAATCGCCGTGCTGGCCGTCGCTTTCCTAGCGGTCCAGCTCATGCTCTTCAAGAACCTCCACAGATTCCCGACCACGCGGTTCCTCCCGCCCCCGGTACGCTGCAACCGCACCTGGGCTAACGGCGAGGTTGAGCCCGGCGCGTGCGAGGCCGGGATCATCTACGTCTACGACCTCCCGCTGGAGTTCAACCATGACCTGGTCACGCACTGCGAGCGCCTCTGTCCGTGGTACTCGTTCTGCCCGTATCTGACCAACGGCGGCTTGGGCCGGCCGGCCGCCACGGTGCCGGGCTTCTCCGCCATCGTGCCCAACGCGTCGATGCCCAGCTGGTACAACACCGACCAGTTCCCTCTGGAGGTCACCAtccaccgccgcctcctctcccaccGGTGCCGCACCATCGACCCGTCGCTCGCGGACGCGTTCTACGTGCCGTTCTACGCCGGCCTCGACGTCGGCAGCCACCTGTGGGGCCTCAACGCCACCGTCGCCGACCGTGACCGCGCCGGCACACGGCTCCTCCAGTGGCTCACGAACCAGACGTCCTTCAAGAAATCCGGCGGGTGGGATCACTTCATCACGCTGGGGCGCATCACGTGGGACTTCCGTCGGTACTACGACGACGGGTGGGGCACCAACTTCGTGATCAGGCCCGGGATGGCCAACGTCACCCGCCTCGTCATCGAGGCCGACCGGCTTGATCCCCTGGACGTCGGCGTCCCGTACCCGACTGGCTTCCACCCGCGTGCCGCCGCCGACGTGCGCGCGTGGCAGCGGCACGTGCTGTCTCTCAACCGCACCAACCTCTTCGGGTTCGCCGGCGCGCAGCGGTCCGGGTTCAAGGACGACTTCAGGGATGTGCTGTTGGAGGAGTGCGAGGACGCCGGGAGAGCGCACTGCCGCTCCGTGGACTGCAGCGGCACCAAGTGCAACGACAATGCCACGACGGTGATGAAGCTGTTCCTCGATTCCAGGTTCTGCCTGCAGCCGCGCGGGGACAGCTACACGCGGCGGTCCCTGTTCGACTGCATGGTGGCCGGGGCCGTGCCGGTGCTGTTCTGGCGGCGGACGGCGTACGACCAGTACCGGTGGTTCCTGCCTGTTGGCGagcgggggaaggagagggagtggtCGGTGTTCATGGACCGGCAGGCGCTGCGTGTGGGCAACGTAAGCGTGCTGGACGTTCTGCGGGGGTTCAGCGAGCAGAGGGTCCGGCGGATGCGGGAGCGCGTCGTGGAGATGATCCCCAGGCTGGTGTACGGTTCGTCGTCCGACGGGCTCGGCGACGGCATGGAAGACGCGCTAGACGTGGCGCTGGGTGGCGTGCTCAAGCggttccgccgccgccggcggagCATTGCGCGTGAAGAAG ACGGCCCACCAGCTCCTCTGGTCGCTAGACGCGTCAACGGCACGTCGACGGCGCCTCCTGCTTCCAGCGGCAACAATAGGCCGGTGATCCGGCGGGGCCGGCGCCGATACGTCTCACGGGACAGATCGAGGAGGGCGTTTTGGCCACACATAAGAACCGTCATCCCCCCAGCACCGGCATCAGGACCCCAAAGCTTGCAAACATCATGA